A window of Verrucomicrobia bacterium CG1_02_43_26 contains these coding sequences:
- a CDS encoding 30S ribosomal protein S19, protein MARSLKKGFFVDPSLWDKIAEAQKSGNKKPIRTWSRRSTITPEFVGLNIEVHTGKAFVTVYVTENMVGHKLGEFSPTRKFIAHGGTAKK, encoded by the coding sequence ATGGCACGCTCTCTAAAAAAAGGATTTTTTGTAGATCCCTCACTGTGGGATAAAATAGCTGAGGCTCAAAAAAGCGGAAATAAAAAACCTATCAGAACCTGGTCACGTCGTAGCACGATCACGCCAGAATTTGTTGGGCTTAATATAGAAGTTCATACGGGTAAAGCTTTTGTTACTGTCTATGTCACAGAAAACATGGTTGGACACAAATTAGGTGAGTTTTCACCAACACGTAAGTTTATTGCTCACGGAGGTACCGCTAAGAAGTAA
- a CDS encoding 50S ribosomal protein L23: protein MAAPDTILKEIRVTEKTSVLSSELNKYTFEVFKGANRKQIADAVEAVFKVKVQDVNVMNQKGKRKSNRAKRGLIRKPDTRKAIVTLCEGSKIEIM from the coding sequence ATGGCAGCACCAGATACAATTTTAAAAGAAATTCGAGTTACTGAAAAAACAAGCGTTTTGTCTTCCGAGCTCAATAAATACACCTTCGAAGTCTTCAAAGGAGCAAACCGTAAGCAAATCGCTGACGCTGTAGAAGCTGTGTTTAAAGTAAAAGTTCAAGACGTTAATGTCATGAATCAAAAGGGTAAGCGTAAAAGCAATCGCGCCAAGCGCGGTCTAATACGTAAGCCAGATACGCGTAAGGCTATAGTAACGCTTTGTGAAGGAAGCAAAATCGAAATAATGTAA
- a CDS encoding 30S ribosomal protein S3, with product MGQKEHPICFRLPVEKSEGWLSKWYDDKNKRKCAQWIYEDDLIRKTLSKKLRYASVAKIVIERASGRIRITIVTARPGVVIGRRGQELEGLKSQLEKITGQEIILDIQEEKKPDIVAQIVAESIALQLERRISFRRAMKKAIQTASSLGVDGIKVQCAGRLGGAEIARTERQHWGRVPLQTIREKIDYGFSEAHTIYGLIGVKVWICKRKEA from the coding sequence ATGGGACAAAAAGAACATCCAATCTGTTTTAGATTACCAGTAGAAAAGTCAGAAGGCTGGCTATCCAAATGGTATGACGATAAGAACAAACGTAAATGTGCTCAGTGGATTTATGAAGATGACCTTATCCGTAAAACATTAAGTAAAAAGCTTCGTTATGCTTCCGTAGCTAAGATCGTTATCGAAAGAGCCTCTGGCCGAATTCGTATAACAATCGTAACCGCGCGACCAGGTGTTGTTATCGGGCGTCGTGGCCAAGAGCTCGAAGGGCTTAAGTCACAGCTCGAAAAAATTACGGGTCAGGAAATCATTCTAGACATACAAGAAGAGAAAAAACCGGATATCGTTGCGCAAATCGTAGCCGAGAGTATCGCTCTCCAGCTCGAGCGAAGAATATCATTTCGTCGTGCTATGAAAAAAGCGATTCAAACAGCAAGCAGTTTGGGTGTAGATGGTATAAAAGTTCAGTGTGCCGGACGTTTGGGTGGAGCAGAAATTGCTCGCACAGAACGCCAACACTGGGGACGGGTACCTCTTCAGACAATTCGCGAAAAAATTGATTATGGGTTCTCCGAAGCCCACACCATCTACGGCTTGATAGGTGTCAAAGTTTGGATTTGTAAAAGAAAAGAAGCATAA
- a CDS encoding 30S ribosomal protein S17 — protein MAENTRNKRKILIGVVSGKSGDKTVKVVIEYKIPHPKYKKEIKRKTTVTVHDEANECGLGDKVEIMETRPLSKTKRFRITKVLEKAPMFA, from the coding sequence ATGGCTGAAAACACAAGAAACAAAAGAAAAATTTTAATTGGGGTCGTTTCCGGTAAATCGGGTGATAAAACGGTTAAGGTGGTAATTGAATACAAGATTCCACACCCAAAATATAAAAAAGAAATTAAACGTAAAACAACCGTTACCGTACACGATGAGGCTAACGAATGTGGGCTAGGGGATAAAGTAGAAATCATGGAGACACGTCCGCTCAGCAAAACAAAACGTTTTCGTATCACCAAAGTTTTAGAAAAAGCACCAATGTTTGCATAA
- a CDS encoding 50S ribosomal protein L16: protein MAKRQPARTKYRKTHKGRNRGSAKGCDYMAFGEYGIQALERGLVSSDQLEAVRVAITRHLKRRGKVWCRVFPHKPVTKKPAETRMGKGKGPVDHYVAVVKPGTILYEIGGIPMSMARQALALGDSKLSFSCRFIARDVV, encoded by the coding sequence ATGGCAAAGAGACAACCAGCACGCACAAAATATAGAAAAACGCATAAAGGGCGTAATCGCGGCTCTGCAAAGGGGTGTGATTATATGGCTTTTGGTGAATACGGTATACAAGCACTCGAACGTGGGCTTGTATCTTCAGATCAATTAGAAGCTGTACGTGTCGCGATTACAAGACATTTAAAGCGGAGAGGTAAGGTTTGGTGTCGAGTATTCCCACATAAGCCAGTCACAAAGAAACCTGCTGAAACACGTATGGGTAAGGGTAAGGGACCTGTAGACCATTATGTCGCAGTTGTTAAGCCCGGCACTATTTTATACGAAATCGGGGGTATACCTATGAGCATGGCGCGCCAAGCACTAGCTTTGGGAGATTCAAAATTATCATTTTCATGCCGCTTCATAGCGCGCGATGTTGTATAG
- a CDS encoding 50S ribosomal protein L2, protein MATKKHRPITPSLRFYESNKQDLAPNNPVSTLTSILKKDSGRNNYGRITSRRRGGGHKRRYREIDFKREKKDIYGTVVSLEYDPNRSANIALINYPDGEKRYILAPAGIIIGNQIVSTDRWLDEYKPGYSLPLIMIPLSTFVHCVEIEPGRGAQIARSAGSAAQYVALDETKGLATLKMPSGELRYVSMNCRATVGKAGNSEHRNRKLGKAGRNRWLGRRPRVRGVAMNPVDHPMGGGEGRTSGGGHPCSPWNQLAKGGKRTRRKAKPTNKMIIVNRKGKKFKR, encoded by the coding sequence ATGGCAACAAAGAAACATAGACCAATTACACCTTCGTTACGTTTTTACGAATCAAATAAACAAGATTTGGCTCCGAATAATCCTGTTTCAACACTGACAAGTATTTTAAAGAAAGACAGTGGTAGAAATAATTACGGACGTATCACTTCTCGACGCAGAGGTGGGGGACATAAAAGAAGATACCGTGAAATCGATTTCAAGCGCGAGAAAAAGGACATTTACGGAACAGTTGTTTCGCTGGAGTATGACCCGAATCGCTCTGCAAATATTGCATTAATCAATTATCCTGATGGCGAAAAACGTTATATTTTGGCCCCAGCTGGTATCATTATCGGTAACCAGATCGTAAGCACAGATCGTTGGTTAGACGAATATAAGCCAGGTTATTCATTGCCTTTAATAATGATTCCTCTGTCAACATTCGTTCATTGTGTAGAAATTGAACCCGGTCGTGGAGCACAAATTGCTCGTAGCGCAGGATCTGCTGCACAATACGTTGCTTTGGATGAAACTAAAGGTTTAGCAACTTTGAAAATGCCCAGCGGTGAGCTAAGATATGTTAGTATGAACTGTCGAGCTACTGTTGGAAAAGCAGGTAACTCTGAACACCGTAATCGTAAATTGGGTAAAGCTGGCCGTAATAGATGGCTTGGTAGAAGACCTCGTGTACGTGGTGTTGCAATGAACCCTGTTGACCACCCAATGGGTGGTGGTGAAGGCCGTACTTCCGGTGGTGGACATCCTTGTTCTCCATGGAACCAATTGGCTAAGGGTGGTAAGCGTACTCGTAGGAAGGCTAAGCCAACAAATAAGATGATAATCGTTAACCGAAAAGGTAAAAAATTTAAGAGGTAA
- a CDS encoding 50S ribosomal protein L4: MKYKFYKKDGSQAGEKEIANVPTFEGRDGFDALRQVVLAYQANARQGSACAKSKDEVRGSGKKPWRQKGTGNARHGSRRSPIWVGGGVVHGPRPRDYTQKINVKVKKVALKRAIFERSSDHGISLIEAFEVAEPKTKLFNAVLDNIKPEGTVLLVDTDFTEKFALSARNIPHVFMVDARSINALDFGNYKKIIMTEEAFNLILARVNN; encoded by the coding sequence ATGAAATACAAATTTTATAAAAAAGACGGATCTCAGGCTGGCGAAAAAGAAATTGCTAACGTACCTACGTTTGAGGGCAGAGATGGTTTTGATGCATTGCGCCAAGTCGTTTTAGCATATCAAGCAAATGCCCGTCAAGGGAGCGCGTGTGCGAAATCAAAAGACGAAGTAAGAGGCTCAGGCAAAAAGCCTTGGCGTCAAAAGGGTACTGGTAATGCCCGTCACGGTTCCCGCAGAAGCCCTATTTGGGTTGGCGGTGGTGTTGTGCACGGCCCAAGACCTCGTGACTATACGCAAAAAATCAATGTCAAAGTAAAAAAGGTTGCTCTTAAAAGAGCCATCTTTGAACGTTCTTCAGATCACGGCATTTCCTTGATTGAAGCCTTTGAAGTAGCGGAGCCTAAGACTAAGCTCTTTAATGCTGTGTTGGATAACATCAAACCAGAAGGTACAGTTCTCTTGGTTGATACTGATTTCACCGAAAAGTTTGCATTATCAGCACGTAACATCCCACACGTTTTTATGGTGGATGCGCGCTCAATCAATGCATTGGATTTTGGTAATTATAAAAAAATTATCATGACCGAAGAAGCTTTTAATCTTATTCTCGCACGCGTAAATAATTAA
- a CDS encoding 50S ribosomal protein L29 yields MKSKEIRELSREEIQSKIKECRSQLLGLRLKKQAMKIENPGKYANTRKDIARMETILREKENVSV; encoded by the coding sequence ATGAAATCAAAAGAAATAAGAGAACTTTCTAGGGAAGAAATTCAGAGTAAAATCAAAGAGTGTAGGAGCCAACTATTGGGCCTCCGACTTAAGAAACAGGCAATGAAGATAGAGAATCCAGGCAAGTATGCGAACACTAGAAAAGATATCGCTCGCATGGAAACCATATTGAGAGAGAAAGAAAACGTAAGCGTTTAA
- a CDS encoding 50S ribosomal protein L22, with protein sequence MEVQAISKYERISALKLRDLARQLKGLNANDALDRLALVPVKGARFIHKVLKSAIANAENNNNLSASKLWIQGVYVDQAITFGRFRPSARGSAHPYKKHTSHIKVVLTEER encoded by the coding sequence ATGGAAGTTCAAGCAATATCAAAATACGAGCGCATTTCTGCTTTAAAGCTAAGGGATTTGGCAAGACAACTTAAAGGGCTTAATGCTAACGACGCTTTGGATCGTTTAGCGCTAGTACCCGTAAAAGGAGCCAGATTTATCCATAAGGTTTTAAAAAGTGCGATCGCAAACGCTGAAAATAATAACAACTTATCCGCTAGCAAGCTTTGGATTCAAGGTGTTTATGTGGATCAAGCTATCACGTTTGGTCGTTTTAGACCAAGTGCGAGAGGCTCTGCTCACCCATACAAAAAGCACACAAGTCACATCAAAGTCGTATTAACAGAAGAAAGATAA